A single region of the Bacteroidales bacterium genome encodes:
- a CDS encoding gliding motility-associated C-terminal domain-containing protein — VDTIIWVEVSNQWGCKKTKYYHISLQERPVIDLQDQYHVCLGNSILICAHGVDQYIWSNGMTDSCIMLLPVANEILYVHGIKGACSVLDSVQIFVHPNATVSVPTTILMLQGDTVIIEAQISSDTDYVVFWQPVEGIIYSDDSTIHVSPDSTTTYYVIVQNVWGCTIVDSVLVQVYPPGIYANMMNDTVLCSGDSITLWVNVFLAPTNDLHYQWYPSLGLSSDTVAHPRLWPTISQYYYVSITDNEGHSYYDSVYIEVIKTPEVNLGNDTIACEGSVLTFIDNNPGTHLWFTGDTTNMINITLLSDTIITLEVNNNGCRDRDTVYVDVIKLPILNLGEDKVICQGDSVAIPILTSFEPWGNIKETGIAFISPSEDTIIHYELESQGCKVVDDIYIQVNPIPVFTLQASSESYIEGQPILLEVLPSLFEKYYFYLNGQLQVVNHSGSHYYDMLHMGDVLTVVVENEFGCRSEKTWEGKWRDVPNVFTPNGNDMNDRFLKGIFVKIFNRWGQLLYEGSDGWDGTYQGEPVNEGTYYYLIEFINPELGTYRVYSGSILLIR, encoded by the coding sequence GTAGATACCATAATTTGGGTAGAGGTATCTAATCAATGGGGGTGCAAAAAAACCAAATATTATCATATCTCATTGCAAGAAAGACCAGTTATTGACTTACAAGATCAATACCATGTGTGTCTCGGAAATTCTATTCTAATATGTGCCCATGGTGTAGACCAGTACATTTGGAGTAACGGAATGACAGATTCTTGCATTATGCTATTACCGGTAGCCAATGAGATTTTATATGTACACGGAATTAAAGGAGCTTGTTCAGTTCTTGATTCCGTACAAATATTCGTACACCCAAATGCGACTGTTTCTGTTCCAACTACAATTTTAATGTTGCAGGGTGATACAGTAATCATAGAAGCTCAAATTAGTAGTGATACGGATTATGTTGTGTTTTGGCAACCTGTGGAGGGAATTATATATAGCGATGACAGCACAATTCATGTTTCACCCGATTCCACTACGACTTACTACGTAATTGTACAGAATGTATGGGGATGTACGATCGTGGATTCAGTGTTAGTTCAAGTCTATCCTCCTGGTATTTATGCCAATATGATGAATGATACAGTATTATGTTCAGGGGATAGCATTACCTTATGGGTCAATGTGTTTCTTGCTCCCACAAATGATCTACATTATCAGTGGTATCCATCCTTGGGCTTGTCTTCCGATACTGTAGCTCATCCACGTTTATGGCCAACCATTTCACAGTATTACTATGTTTCCATAACTGATAATGAAGGGCATAGTTATTATGATTCTGTATACATTGAAGTTATTAAAACTCCTGAGGTTAATCTTGGGAACGATACAATAGCCTGTGAGGGATCAGTATTGACATTTATTGATAACAATCCAGGTACTCATTTATGGTTTACTGGTGATACTACTAACATGATTAACATAACCCTTTTAAGTGATACCATAATAACCCTTGAAGTTAATAACAATGGCTGTCGAGATCGAGACACCGTTTATGTAGACGTAATCAAGTTACCTATATTAAATCTTGGTGAAGACAAGGTGATTTGCCAAGGTGATAGTGTTGCTATTCCAATTCTTACATCTTTTGAACCATGGGGAAATATCAAAGAAACAGGGATTGCTTTCATTTCTCCTTCTGAAGATACAATTATCCATTATGAATTAGAAAGTCAGGGTTGTAAAGTGGTAGATGATATTTACATCCAGGTTAATCCTATTCCTGTATTTACCTTGCAGGCTTCTTCAGAGAGTTATATCGAAGGACAACCCATTTTGCTTGAGGTTTTACCTTCATTATTTGAAAAATATTACTTCTATCTTAATGGACAATTGCAGGTGGTTAATCATTCCGGAAGTCATTATTATGATATGCTTCATATGGGTGATGTTCTTACCGTTGTGGTGGAGAATGAATTTGGTTGTAGGTCTGAAAAAACATGGGAAGGTAAATGGCGGGATGTCCCCAACGTATTTACACCGAATGGCAATGACATGAATGATAGATTTTTAAAAGGTATATTTGTTAAGATATTTAATCGTTGGGGGCAACTCTTATACGAAGGTTCAGATGGTTGGGATGGAACATATCAAGGGGAACCGGTCAATGAAGGAACTTACTATTACCTGATTGAATTTATTAATCCAGAATTAGGAACTTATCGAGTTTATTCTGGTAGTATTCTATTAATCCGGTAA
- a CDS encoding OmpA family protein: MKKIVLLLVGLFLEVSAQPVLETVKKLQEEKNYARAIEILRNYIDKKRTEKYDLQKTLCEIYVQLGDYALALEELQKANDVYMNDPNLLYMLGHVSLAMQRYEDAKNYVSKLLKDTIYGTTSKELIKDAKKLFQIILCIEQSNKQNKDVIIENLVDYNSEFSDYGIAIAGNRLYFSSLRRSPAEPRDPRTLQGYSKIYRAPLYVEDFEKLEGVRLPKISKVRQNEGCPSITRDRKTMYFTKTKPRGDFRIVRVDFKGDKITSREEITIPGIKTAGHPAIHPSGNMMIFVTEKKGNKTGKDLYLSFFDSQSGKWGKPERLPDGVNSKADELFPVWLNDSVLSFSSNRDDSYGGLDIYVTKFASGTWHPAVHLLSPINSAADDFNLIALHEMKGMFVSNRYGGKGSDDIYSYQGFPFKSYVKIGVFDSVTRKPIANAYILTQNTTLQTDSNGCAIVFPNYLDKLKLKIAAKGYHQKEDECIIQNENEKSFYPSQLEKKYYLRPNAEGNVLEGQVKDGKTQKPIRDQDVLLVNQQGYYDKTKTNSEGMFRFMNVKGGENYTLLLARKGYWTQAKQFSLPNLPYDTKFNEKSGFDFNFNLQPIETDEEYVIENIYYDFDKATLRPESKIELDKLVKLLKENPNLLVEINSHTDERGSHEYNIKLSQARAESVVNYLIEHGISSDRLIAKGYGKTRPVIPHARTEEEHQVNRRTSFRILNVQDITPEELLYLYTGGVNPRTQQKNLIYKVQLAVTPRPIENENYFSALKRKLPDLIIIEERHPDGFYHYIAGTFTSIEEAQKLRAQILKAGFTDCYILVFDGNQKLK; this comes from the coding sequence ATGAAAAAAATTGTTCTGTTATTAGTAGGGTTGTTTTTGGAAGTATCGGCACAACCTGTGCTTGAAACTGTCAAAAAACTGCAAGAAGAAAAGAATTATGCTCGAGCAATTGAAATTCTGAGAAATTATATTGACAAAAAGCGTACGGAAAAGTACGATTTACAGAAAACATTATGTGAGATATATGTTCAATTGGGAGATTATGCTCTTGCACTTGAAGAACTCCAAAAAGCAAATGATGTATACATGAATGATCCTAACCTTCTATATATGCTTGGACATGTAAGCCTTGCCATGCAGCGTTACGAAGATGCCAAAAATTATGTCAGCAAATTGTTGAAAGATACCATTTATGGTACTACCAGTAAGGAATTGATTAAAGATGCCAAAAAACTTTTTCAAATTATTCTTTGTATTGAACAAAGTAATAAGCAAAACAAAGATGTTATTATTGAAAATCTTGTCGATTATAATAGTGAATTCAGTGATTATGGTATCGCCATAGCAGGCAACAGACTTTACTTTTCTTCTTTGAGAAGAAGTCCCGCAGAGCCTAGAGACCCAAGAACACTTCAAGGATATAGTAAAATTTACAGAGCTCCTCTTTATGTTGAAGATTTTGAAAAGCTCGAAGGAGTTCGATTGCCTAAAATAAGTAAAGTAAGACAGAATGAAGGTTGCCCCAGCATAACACGGGACAGAAAAACCATGTATTTCACTAAAACAAAACCACGTGGAGATTTTAGAATAGTTAGGGTCGATTTTAAAGGGGACAAAATTACATCCAGAGAAGAAATTACAATACCGGGTATCAAAACAGCTGGCCATCCAGCAATACATCCTTCAGGAAATATGATGATTTTTGTTACCGAAAAAAAAGGGAACAAGACTGGTAAAGATTTGTATCTCTCTTTCTTTGATAGTCAAAGTGGAAAATGGGGTAAGCCCGAGCGATTGCCTGATGGAGTCAATTCAAAAGCTGATGAACTTTTCCCCGTTTGGCTTAATGATAGCGTGCTAAGTTTTAGTTCCAATCGCGACGATAGCTACGGTGGCTTGGATATTTATGTGACTAAATTCGCTAGTGGTACATGGCATCCTGCTGTTCATTTACTTTCTCCCATCAATTCAGCAGCTGATGACTTCAATCTAATAGCTCTGCACGAAATGAAAGGTATGTTCGTATCCAACCGTTACGGGGGAAAAGGTTCGGATGATATTTATTCATATCAAGGTTTTCCTTTTAAATCTTACGTAAAAATAGGTGTTTTTGATTCCGTCACAAGAAAACCTATAGCAAATGCTTATATTCTGACGCAAAATACTACCTTACAAACAGACAGCAACGGTTGTGCCATCGTTTTTCCCAATTACCTTGATAAATTGAAGCTTAAAATAGCAGCCAAAGGATATCATCAAAAAGAAGATGAGTGCATTATTCAGAATGAAAATGAAAAATCATTTTATCCTTCGCAGTTGGAAAAAAAGTATTATTTACGACCAAATGCAGAAGGTAACGTGTTGGAAGGTCAGGTGAAGGACGGAAAAACACAAAAACCCATTCGTGACCAGGATGTTCTGTTGGTGAATCAACAAGGATATTACGACAAAACCAAAACGAATTCCGAAGGCATGTTTCGATTCATGAATGTAAAAGGTGGTGAGAATTATACACTTTTACTTGCCCGGAAGGGTTACTGGACTCAGGCTAAACAATTTTCACTGCCTAACCTACCTTATGATACAAAGTTTAATGAAAAATCAGGTTTTGATTTTAATTTTAACTTACAACCCATTGAAACCGACGAAGAATATGTAATTGAGAACATTTATTATGATTTTGACAAAGCAACTCTGAGACCAGAATCAAAGATTGAATTGGATAAATTAGTAAAACTGCTTAAAGAAAATCCCAATTTGTTGGTGGAAATTAATTCACATACAGATGAAAGAGGGTCGCATGAATATAATATAAAACTTTCACAGGCAAGGGCTGAATCGGTTGTAAATTATCTGATCGAACATGGCATTTCATCTGATCGTCTTATAGCTAAGGGTTATGGAAAGACTCGACCAGTAATCCCTCATGCACGCACTGAAGAAGAACATCAAGTCAATCGTCGCACTTCTTTTCGCATACTTAATGTGCAAGATATCACACCAGAAGAATTGCTGTATCTCTACACAGGTGGGGTTAATCCTCGAACACAACAAAAAAATCTAATTTATAAGGTTCAACTGGCAGTTACTCCACGCCCCATTGAAAATGAAAATTATTTTTCTGCTTTAAAACGAAAATTACCAGATCTGATCATCATCGAGGAGCGACACCCTGATGGATTTTATCATTACATTGCTGGCACTTTTACTAGTATAGAAGAAGCTCAAAAACTACGTGCTCAAATTCTTAAAGCCGGTTTTACCGATTGTTACATCCTTGTTTTTGATGGAAATCAAAAATTGAAATGA
- a CDS encoding PorP/SprF family type IX secretion system membrane protein, giving the protein MRNIFAFICMCYLIKIFSQNDVQLSYMPFVRQVVNPAATGQSSTTVINIIHRQQWTGISEAPITSLINFQHFFPTFHVAVGLNLMDDQLGLEHTQTFKTAYAYRLFFSEQHSLAFGLAGGIIYKKVDVSRFRLDDQSEAINIPPNCMLPDFDGGVEWKIHSWMIGVSATHIGVTFAKSSLFLIPMHFYGYIRKIHTWSPYLQTDLSYAIQSTHYKTLHEIHMSLLYRQMVYAGVSFRWNESVVFMGGMEFGQRLRVGYSFDSGVGRLPTWCSHGSHEIFLQYRLQKDITGQPSPRFFD; this is encoded by the coding sequence ATGAGAAACATATTTGCTTTTATTTGCATGTGTTATCTAATTAAAATTTTCTCTCAGAATGATGTACAGCTGAGTTATATGCCTTTTGTTCGTCAGGTGGTAAATCCTGCAGCCACAGGTCAAAGTTCAACGACAGTAATCAATATCATTCATCGCCAGCAATGGACAGGTATTTCGGAAGCTCCTATCACTTCGCTAATCAATTTCCAACATTTCTTTCCTACTTTCCATGTGGCTGTGGGTCTTAATTTAATGGATGATCAATTGGGACTTGAGCATACACAAACATTCAAAACGGCTTATGCTTATCGTTTGTTTTTTAGTGAGCAACATTCGCTTGCTTTTGGATTAGCTGGTGGTATCATCTATAAAAAAGTCGATGTAAGTAGGTTTAGATTGGATGACCAATCGGAAGCAATCAACATTCCTCCTAACTGCATGTTGCCAGATTTCGACGGAGGCGTAGAATGGAAAATTCATTCATGGATGATAGGTGTTTCTGCTACCCATATAGGGGTGACGTTTGCTAAATCATCTTTGTTTCTTATACCTATGCATTTTTATGGATATATTCGTAAGATTCATACGTGGAGTCCTTATCTTCAGACAGATTTGTCTTATGCTATTCAATCGACTCATTATAAAACGTTGCACGAAATTCACATGAGTTTGCTATATCGACAAATGGTATATGCAGGAGTCAGTTTTCGTTGGAATGAATCAGTAGTTTTCATGGGTGGAATGGAATTTGGTCAACGACTTAGAGTGGGATATTCATTTGATTCAGGGGTCGGTCGTCTACCAACTTGGTGTTCGCACGGAAGTCATGAAATTTTCCTTCAATATCGCTTGCAAAAAGATATTACAGGTCAGCCTTCTCCAAGGTTTTTTGACTAA
- a CDS encoding YifB family Mg chelatase-like AAA ATPase, producing the protein MYVKTYATSIHGIDAVLVTVEVDISQGLYTYISGLPDNAIKESRQRIEAALKNAGYYYPGKKVIINYSPADIKKEGSQFDLATALSILQASGQINLLHLENFIILGELSLDGHVLPVRGVLPSSILCRQLNFKGIIVPFENYPEAYVISGIDVIGVRNLQEVIDLLSQNEPMKKYTSPSISLPQKKENELYDFRDVKGQENVKRALLIAAAGGHNILMIGPPGSGKSMMARRIPGILPPLSEQEAIETTKVYSVAGKLKRSSGLIQERPFRAPHHTISDVALIGGGTIPQPGEISLAHNGVLFLDELPEFNRSVLEVLRQPLEDRIVTISRAKSSVEFPANIMLIAAMNPCPCGYYNHPSKACHCTPTAIQRYTSKISGPLLDRIDIHVEVVPVPIQKLASYTEGESSASLREKVINARSIQLERYRNDGIYTNSQLTPSLLKKYCRIDDTTMELLKKAIQRLHLSARSYDRILRVARTIADLDASIHIQSQHVAEAIMYRTLDKETWGKISLG; encoded by the coding sequence ATGTATGTCAAAACATATGCTACCTCCATTCATGGGATAGACGCAGTTTTAGTAACTGTCGAAGTTGATATTAGTCAAGGTTTATATACCTACATATCTGGCCTTCCAGACAATGCGATCAAAGAAAGTCGGCAGCGTATTGAGGCTGCCCTTAAAAACGCAGGATACTATTATCCAGGCAAAAAGGTTATCATCAATTATTCACCTGCCGACATTAAAAAAGAAGGTAGTCAGTTTGATCTGGCTACGGCTCTCAGTATCTTACAAGCATCCGGACAGATCAATTTACTGCATTTAGAAAACTTCATTATTCTTGGTGAATTATCCCTTGATGGACATGTGCTTCCTGTTCGTGGAGTTTTACCTTCTTCGATTTTATGCCGTCAACTCAATTTCAAAGGAATTATAGTTCCCTTCGAAAATTACCCAGAAGCCTATGTCATCAGCGGCATTGATGTAATTGGTGTACGAAACTTACAGGAAGTCATCGATCTACTTTCTCAGAATGAACCCATGAAAAAATATACTTCCCCATCGATTTCTTTACCTCAAAAGAAGGAAAATGAATTGTACGATTTCAGAGATGTCAAGGGTCAGGAAAATGTCAAACGAGCCTTATTGATTGCTGCAGCTGGCGGACACAACATACTAATGATTGGTCCTCCTGGGAGCGGAAAAAGCATGATGGCACGTAGAATACCTGGTATCCTTCCACCACTTTCGGAACAAGAAGCCATCGAAACCACAAAAGTCTATTCTGTTGCTGGTAAGCTCAAAAGGAGCTCAGGCCTTATTCAGGAACGTCCTTTTCGCGCCCCTCATCATACCATTAGTGATGTAGCTCTCATTGGCGGTGGAACCATCCCTCAACCTGGCGAAATTAGCTTGGCTCATAATGGTGTATTATTTCTAGATGAATTGCCCGAGTTTAATCGTTCAGTTCTCGAAGTTCTTAGACAACCTCTGGAAGATCGTATTGTCACAATCTCACGGGCTAAATCTTCTGTTGAATTTCCTGCCAACATCATGCTCATTGCCGCTATGAATCCTTGCCCTTGTGGTTACTACAATCATCCCAGTAAAGCCTGTCATTGCACTCCTACTGCCATCCAACGCTATACGAGCAAGATCTCCGGTCCTCTTCTTGATCGAATCGATATTCACGTGGAAGTGGTGCCTGTTCCTATTCAGAAACTAGCATCTTACACCGAAGGAGAATCATCTGCCTCTCTCCGAGAAAAAGTTATCAATGCTCGATCCATTCAACTCGAGCGCTATCGTAATGATGGTATTTATACCAACTCTCAACTTACCCCATCCTTACTCAAAAAATATTGCCGCATTGATGATACGACTATGGAACTGCTTAAAAAAGCTATTCAACGACTTCACTTAAGTGCTCGATCCTACGATCGCATTCTTCGTGTTGCTCGCACTATTGCTGACCTCGATGCATCAATCCATATTCAGTCTCAACACGTCGCAGAAGCAATCATGTACCGCACTCTCGACAAAGAAACATGGGGAAAAATTTCCCTCGGATAA